The following coding sequences are from one Diospyros lotus cultivar Yz01 chromosome 7, ASM1463336v1, whole genome shotgun sequence window:
- the LOC127806100 gene encoding N6-adenosine-methyltransferase non-catalytic subunit MTB isoform X3, with translation MEDVTDMTSDKVKDIEEWDGDDKRKQRSSKSKKPGNGEEAEGLDGSGRRRSAGDRSESRKRSLGSSRENVDIDDSESRKESRSKQMKESQEESTLEKLSSWYQDGEQENKYDGIERSVSRGPGQADEGERKKLTPKFSDHDSSQSRIRGKDDRLNDREFEKSLNRDSRHSERKETNQEKDHGSSEQGRSQRRRWDDSDAVKKAEEGYLVEKFDTKCGIKQDSAGERSMTAAIELGHSKSRALDSSERGIKSHDREARRIDSESSKSKGRTEAAEDDNKRSPLTHEERSGKERFEKHRQQRGSTSRDIASHERPFNTDEDGTWMREKSRREGGHSRRSKTPERSGRQYHETENLEMNYERGASKRKELEKDGFRDDKLKGRDDSWSDWKRDQEGYKDNWKRRQPSGNEKDTKDGDMDYDHGREWELQRHGYDRTDNERRHSRSGGRKDGGRTGAVKTSSNYGISNENYDVIEIQTRPFDYGGEESRFSFARRTETPQQPDKILVSNDEQAYTQEDRARKVDYQGTGPGGDDLQDGFMNDGPMRDQNSWKDENDFQGGKTRGQEGVTSNFPSGGQSYSSSSLNPQGNQESGSYSRAFQQGAKGGRVGRGARGRTTGRDNQPFGIPMPIIGPPFGPLAMPPPGPMQSLTPGMSPTPGPPISPSVFIPPFSPPVVWPGARGLEMNMLSVPPGLSPVPPGPSGPRFPPNLGNSPNPAFFFNQPGPGREPPNISAPGLNAVVPVGRGQTPDKASGSWVPPRTNGPPGKAPSRGEQNDYSQNFVDTGMRPQNFIRELELTAVVEDYPKLRELIQKKDEIVAKSASPPMYYKCDLREHVLSPEFFGTKFDVILVDPPWEEYVHRAPGVTDHMEYWTFEEIMNLKIEAIADTPSFVFLWVGDGLGLEQGRQCLKKWGFRRCEDICWVKTNKSNATPGLRHDSHTLFQRSKEHCLMGIKGTVRRSTDGHIIHANIDTDVIIAEEPPYGSTAKPEDMYRIIEHFALGRRRVELFGEDHNIRSGWLTMGKGLSSSNFNAEAYIRNFSDRDGKVWQGGGGRNPPPEAPHLVLTTSEIEALRPKSPMKNQQQLQQSASISLTTAGSTNRLTTGGNIGGPEHERHFDMYGYNVSSGQANPDYRDYETHRAMNFL, from the exons ATGGAGGATGTTACAGATATGACAAGTGATAAAGTGAAGGATATAGAGGAATGGGATGGTGATGATAAGAGGAAACAACGGTCAAGCAAGTCAAAAAAGCCAGGGAATGGAGAAGAGGCTGAAGGATTAGATGGCAGTGGAAGAAGGAGAAGTGCCGGGGACAGAAGTGAGAGCAGAAAGAGGTCACTTGGCTCAAGCAGAGAAAATGTTGATATAGATGATAGTGAATCAAGAAAAGAATCACGTTCAAAGCAGATGAAGGAGAGTCAAGAGGAGAGTACATTGGAGAAACTAAGCAGTTGGTATCAGGATGGAGAACAAGAGAATAAGTATGATGGCATAGAGAGGTCCGTTAGTCGAGGACCTGGTCAAGCTGACGAAGGTGAGAGAAAGAAATTGACCCCGAAGTTCTCAGATCATGACTCTTCCCAGAGCAGGATCAGGGGAAAAGATGATAGATTAAATGACAGAGAGTTTGAAAAGTCACTAAACAGAGATTCCAGACATTCAGAAAGGAAGGAAACAAATCAAGAAAAGGATCATGGATCTTCTGAGCAGGGAAGAAGCCAAAGGAGAAGATGGGATGATTCTGATGCTGTGAAAAAAGCTGAAGAAGGTTACCTTGTGGAAAAATTTGATACAAAATGTGGTATAAAGCAAGACAGTGCTGGTGAAAGAAGTATGACTGCAGCAATTGAGCTGGGTCACAGTAAAAGTAGAGCTTTGGATTCTAGTGAAAGGGGCATAAAATCCCATGACAGGGAAGCAAGAAGAATTGATTCTGAGAGCAGTAAGAGCAAGGGCAGGACAGAGGCTGCAGAAGATGACAATAAGCGAAGTCCTTTGACTCATGAAGAAAGATCAGGTAAAGAGAGGTTTGAGAAGCATAGACAGCAGAGAGGTTCCACTAGTCGGGATATTGCAAGTCATGAGAGGCCTTTTAACACAGATGAGGATGGTACATGGATGAGAGAAAAAAGTAGAAGAGAAGGAGGCCACTCTAGAAGATCCAAGACCCCAGAGAGGAGTGGAAGGCAATATCATGAAACAGAAAATCTTGAGATGAATTATGAAAGAGGTGCATCTAAGAGAAAAGAATTAGAAAAGGACGGATTCAGGGATGATAAATTGAAAGGAAGAGATGATAGCTGGAGTGACTGGAAAAGGGACCAGGAAGGATATAAGGATAATTGGAAAAGGAGACAGCCCAGTGGTAATGAGAAGGATACCAAAGATGGGGATATGGATTATGATCATGGCAGAGAATGGGAGTTGCAGAGACATGGTTATGATAGGACTGATAATGAAAGGCGCCATAGTCGTTCTGGAGGTAGAAAAGATGGAGGCAGGACTGGTGCTGTGAAAACCTCATCAAATTATGGAATTTCAAATGAGAATTACGATGTGATAGAAATCCAAACTAGACCCTTTGATTATGGAGGAGAGGAATCCAGATTCTCATTTGCCCGGAGAACCGAAACTCCTCAGCAACCTGATAAAATTTTGGTGTCAAATGATGAGCAGGCATATACACAGGAGGACAGAGCAAGAAAGGTTGATTATCAGGGGACTGGGCCTGGAGGTGATGATTTACAGGATGGGTTTATGAATGATGGTCCTATGCGAGATCAGAACTCTTGGAAGGATGAAAATGACTTTCAGGGTGGGAAAACCAGAGGCCAGGAAGGTGTTACGTCCAATTTCCCTTCCGGGGGCCAAAGTTATAGTAGCAGCTCCCTGAATCCACAAGGAAACCAGGAATCAGGTTCCTATAGTCGAGCTTTTCAACAGGGAGCTAAAGGGGGCAGAGTTGGAAGGGGAGCAAGGGGTAGGACCACTGGGAGGGACAACCAACCATTTGGAATCCCAATGCCCATAATAGGGCCACCTTTTGGACCACTAGCAATGCCCCCACCTGGACCAATGCAATCGCTAACTCCAGGCATGTCTCCTACTCCAGGTCCTCCAATTTCCCCTAGTGTCTTCATTCCCCCATTTTCACCACCTGTTGTTTGGCCTGGAGCTCGAGGTCTTGAGATGAACATGCTAAGTGTTCCCCCAGGTCTCTCACCTGTTCCTCCTGGACCATCAGGGCCAAGATTTCCCCCTAATCTAGGAAACTCACCTAATCCTGCTTTCTTTTTTAATCAACCCGGCCCTGGAAGAGAACCACCAAACATATCTGCACCTGGTCTTAATGCTGTGGTGCCAGTTGGACGAGGACAGACACCGGATAAAGCTTCTGGGAGTTGGGTTCCTCCTAGAACTAATGGACCCCCTGGCAAAGCTCCTTCCAGAGGAGAGCAAAATGATTACTCCCAGAATTTTGTTGACACGGGTATGCGGCCCCAGAATTTCATTAGGGAACTAGAGCTCACTGCTGTTGTGGAGGACTACCCTAAGCTTAGGGAGCTTATACAAAAGAAGGATGAGATTGTAGCCAAATCTGCTTCTCCTCCAATGTATTATAAGTGTGACCTTCGTGAACATGTGCTGTCACCAGAATTTTTTGGAACTAAATTTGATGTCATTCTCGTAGATCCCCCATGGGAGGAATATGTTCATCGAGCTCCTGGTGTCACTGATCACATGGAGTACTGGACATTTGAAGAAATAATGAATCTTAAGATTGAG GCAATAGCTGACACACCTTCTTTTGTTTTCCTCTGGGTTGGTGACGGTCTGGGCCTTGAGCAGGGCCGCCAATGTCTGAAGAAA TGGGGCTTTCGTAGGTGTGAGGATATATGTTGGGTGAAAACTAACAAAAGTAATGCAACTCCAGGATTGCGTCATGATTCTCATACTTTGTTTCAGCGCTCAAAG GAACATTGCTTGATGGGCATTAAAGGAACTGTTCGTCGCAGCACAGATGGTCACATAATCCATGCCAACATTGATACTGATGTGATTATAGCTGAGGAGCCTCCTTATG GCTCAACCGCAAAACCTGAAGATATGTACCGAATAATTGAGCATTTTGCTCTTGGCCGTAGGAGGGTTGAACTCTTTGGTGAAGACCACAACATCCGATCAGGATGGTTGACCATGGGTAAAGgattatcatcatcaaatttcAATGCTGAG GCATATATCAGGAACTTCTCCGATAGGGATGGGAAAGTTTGGCAGGGAGGTGGAGGACGGAATCCACCACCAGAGGCACCTCATCTTGTTTTGACAACATCCGAAATAGAAGCTCTTCGGCCCAAGTCGCCAATGAAGAACCAGCAGCAACTGCAGCAGTCCGCATCTATCTCTTTGACAACTGCTGGTTCCACCAACCGACTGACAACTG GCGGAAATATTGGTGGTCCTGAACATGAGAGGCATTTTGACATGTATGGTTACAATGTGTCTAGTGGGCAGGCAAATCCAGACTATCGAGACTATGAAACACACAGAGCAATGAATTTTCTGTAG
- the LOC127806100 gene encoding N6-adenosine-methyltransferase non-catalytic subunit MTB isoform X1 gives MEDVTDMTSDKVKDIEEWDGDDKRKQRSSKSKKPGNGEEAEGLDGSGRRRSAGDRSESRKRSLGSSRENVDIDDSESRKESRSKQMKESQEESTLEKLSSWYQDGEQENKYDGIERSVSRGPGQADEGERKKLTPKFSDHDSSQSRIRGKDDRLNDREFEKSLNRDSRHSERKETNQEKDHGSSEQGRSQRRRWDDSDAVKKAEEGYLVEKFDTKCGIKQDSAGERSMTAAIELGHSKSRALDSSERGIKSHDREARRIDSESSKSKGRTEAAEDDNKRSPLTHEERSGKERFEKHRQQRGSTSRDIASHERPFNTDEDGTWMREKSRREGGHSRRSKTPERSGRQYHETENLEMNYERGASKRKELEKDGFRDDKLKGRDDSWSDWKRDQEGYKDNWKRRQPSGNEKDTKDGDMDYDHGREWELQRHGYDRTDNERRHSRSGGRKDGGRTGAVKTSSNYGISNENYDVIEIQTRPFDYGGEESRFSFARRTETPQQPDKILVSNDEQAYTQEDRARKVDYQGTGPGGDDLQDGFMNDGPMRDQNSWKDENDFQGGKTRGQEGVTSNFPSGGQSYSSSSLNPQGNQESGSYSRAFQQGAKGGRVGRGARGRTTGRDNQPFGIPMPIIGPPFGPLAMPPPGPMQSLTPGMSPTPGPPISPSVFIPPFSPPVVWPGARGLEMNMLSVPPGLSPVPPGPSGPRFPPNLGNSPNPAFFFNQPGPGREPPNISAPGLNAVVPVGRGQTPDKASGSWVPPRTNGPPGKAPSRGEQNDYSQNFVDTGMRPQNFIRELELTAVVEDYPKLRELIQKKDEIVAKSASPPMYYKCDLREHVLSPEFFGTKFDVILVDPPWEEYVHRAPGVTDHMEYWTFEEIMNLKIEAIADTPSFVFLWVGDGLGLEQGRQCLKKWGFRRCEDICWVKTNKSNATPGLRHDSHTLFQRSKEHCLMGIKGTVRRSTDGHIIHANIDTDVIIAEEPPYGSTAKPEDMYRIIEHFALGRRRVELFGEDHNIRSGWLTMGKGLSSSNFNAEAYIRNFSDRDGKVWQGGGGRNPPPEAPHLVLTTSEIEALRPKSPMKNQQQLQQSASISLTTAGSTNRLTTGNSPQNHNVFSLNQEGSSSNFSTPGPWASSMETYKGGNIGGPEHERHFDMYGYNVSSGQANPDYRDYETHRAMNFL, from the exons ATGGAGGATGTTACAGATATGACAAGTGATAAAGTGAAGGATATAGAGGAATGGGATGGTGATGATAAGAGGAAACAACGGTCAAGCAAGTCAAAAAAGCCAGGGAATGGAGAAGAGGCTGAAGGATTAGATGGCAGTGGAAGAAGGAGAAGTGCCGGGGACAGAAGTGAGAGCAGAAAGAGGTCACTTGGCTCAAGCAGAGAAAATGTTGATATAGATGATAGTGAATCAAGAAAAGAATCACGTTCAAAGCAGATGAAGGAGAGTCAAGAGGAGAGTACATTGGAGAAACTAAGCAGTTGGTATCAGGATGGAGAACAAGAGAATAAGTATGATGGCATAGAGAGGTCCGTTAGTCGAGGACCTGGTCAAGCTGACGAAGGTGAGAGAAAGAAATTGACCCCGAAGTTCTCAGATCATGACTCTTCCCAGAGCAGGATCAGGGGAAAAGATGATAGATTAAATGACAGAGAGTTTGAAAAGTCACTAAACAGAGATTCCAGACATTCAGAAAGGAAGGAAACAAATCAAGAAAAGGATCATGGATCTTCTGAGCAGGGAAGAAGCCAAAGGAGAAGATGGGATGATTCTGATGCTGTGAAAAAAGCTGAAGAAGGTTACCTTGTGGAAAAATTTGATACAAAATGTGGTATAAAGCAAGACAGTGCTGGTGAAAGAAGTATGACTGCAGCAATTGAGCTGGGTCACAGTAAAAGTAGAGCTTTGGATTCTAGTGAAAGGGGCATAAAATCCCATGACAGGGAAGCAAGAAGAATTGATTCTGAGAGCAGTAAGAGCAAGGGCAGGACAGAGGCTGCAGAAGATGACAATAAGCGAAGTCCTTTGACTCATGAAGAAAGATCAGGTAAAGAGAGGTTTGAGAAGCATAGACAGCAGAGAGGTTCCACTAGTCGGGATATTGCAAGTCATGAGAGGCCTTTTAACACAGATGAGGATGGTACATGGATGAGAGAAAAAAGTAGAAGAGAAGGAGGCCACTCTAGAAGATCCAAGACCCCAGAGAGGAGTGGAAGGCAATATCATGAAACAGAAAATCTTGAGATGAATTATGAAAGAGGTGCATCTAAGAGAAAAGAATTAGAAAAGGACGGATTCAGGGATGATAAATTGAAAGGAAGAGATGATAGCTGGAGTGACTGGAAAAGGGACCAGGAAGGATATAAGGATAATTGGAAAAGGAGACAGCCCAGTGGTAATGAGAAGGATACCAAAGATGGGGATATGGATTATGATCATGGCAGAGAATGGGAGTTGCAGAGACATGGTTATGATAGGACTGATAATGAAAGGCGCCATAGTCGTTCTGGAGGTAGAAAAGATGGAGGCAGGACTGGTGCTGTGAAAACCTCATCAAATTATGGAATTTCAAATGAGAATTACGATGTGATAGAAATCCAAACTAGACCCTTTGATTATGGAGGAGAGGAATCCAGATTCTCATTTGCCCGGAGAACCGAAACTCCTCAGCAACCTGATAAAATTTTGGTGTCAAATGATGAGCAGGCATATACACAGGAGGACAGAGCAAGAAAGGTTGATTATCAGGGGACTGGGCCTGGAGGTGATGATTTACAGGATGGGTTTATGAATGATGGTCCTATGCGAGATCAGAACTCTTGGAAGGATGAAAATGACTTTCAGGGTGGGAAAACCAGAGGCCAGGAAGGTGTTACGTCCAATTTCCCTTCCGGGGGCCAAAGTTATAGTAGCAGCTCCCTGAATCCACAAGGAAACCAGGAATCAGGTTCCTATAGTCGAGCTTTTCAACAGGGAGCTAAAGGGGGCAGAGTTGGAAGGGGAGCAAGGGGTAGGACCACTGGGAGGGACAACCAACCATTTGGAATCCCAATGCCCATAATAGGGCCACCTTTTGGACCACTAGCAATGCCCCCACCTGGACCAATGCAATCGCTAACTCCAGGCATGTCTCCTACTCCAGGTCCTCCAATTTCCCCTAGTGTCTTCATTCCCCCATTTTCACCACCTGTTGTTTGGCCTGGAGCTCGAGGTCTTGAGATGAACATGCTAAGTGTTCCCCCAGGTCTCTCACCTGTTCCTCCTGGACCATCAGGGCCAAGATTTCCCCCTAATCTAGGAAACTCACCTAATCCTGCTTTCTTTTTTAATCAACCCGGCCCTGGAAGAGAACCACCAAACATATCTGCACCTGGTCTTAATGCTGTGGTGCCAGTTGGACGAGGACAGACACCGGATAAAGCTTCTGGGAGTTGGGTTCCTCCTAGAACTAATGGACCCCCTGGCAAAGCTCCTTCCAGAGGAGAGCAAAATGATTACTCCCAGAATTTTGTTGACACGGGTATGCGGCCCCAGAATTTCATTAGGGAACTAGAGCTCACTGCTGTTGTGGAGGACTACCCTAAGCTTAGGGAGCTTATACAAAAGAAGGATGAGATTGTAGCCAAATCTGCTTCTCCTCCAATGTATTATAAGTGTGACCTTCGTGAACATGTGCTGTCACCAGAATTTTTTGGAACTAAATTTGATGTCATTCTCGTAGATCCCCCATGGGAGGAATATGTTCATCGAGCTCCTGGTGTCACTGATCACATGGAGTACTGGACATTTGAAGAAATAATGAATCTTAAGATTGAG GCAATAGCTGACACACCTTCTTTTGTTTTCCTCTGGGTTGGTGACGGTCTGGGCCTTGAGCAGGGCCGCCAATGTCTGAAGAAA TGGGGCTTTCGTAGGTGTGAGGATATATGTTGGGTGAAAACTAACAAAAGTAATGCAACTCCAGGATTGCGTCATGATTCTCATACTTTGTTTCAGCGCTCAAAG GAACATTGCTTGATGGGCATTAAAGGAACTGTTCGTCGCAGCACAGATGGTCACATAATCCATGCCAACATTGATACTGATGTGATTATAGCTGAGGAGCCTCCTTATG GCTCAACCGCAAAACCTGAAGATATGTACCGAATAATTGAGCATTTTGCTCTTGGCCGTAGGAGGGTTGAACTCTTTGGTGAAGACCACAACATCCGATCAGGATGGTTGACCATGGGTAAAGgattatcatcatcaaatttcAATGCTGAG GCATATATCAGGAACTTCTCCGATAGGGATGGGAAAGTTTGGCAGGGAGGTGGAGGACGGAATCCACCACCAGAGGCACCTCATCTTGTTTTGACAACATCCGAAATAGAAGCTCTTCGGCCCAAGTCGCCAATGAAGAACCAGCAGCAACTGCAGCAGTCCGCATCTATCTCTTTGACAACTGCTGGTTCCACCAACCGACTGACAACTGGTAATTCGCCTCAGAATCATAACGTTTTTAGCCTGAATCAAGAAGGATCCAGCTCTAATTTTTCCACTCCAGGTCCCTGGGCTTCATCAATGGAGACCTATAAAGGCGGAAATATTGGTGGTCCTGAACATGAGAGGCATTTTGACATGTATGGTTACAATGTGTCTAGTGGGCAGGCAAATCCAGACTATCGAGACTATGAAACACACAGAGCAATGAATTTTCTGTAG
- the LOC127806100 gene encoding N6-adenosine-methyltransferase non-catalytic subunit MTB isoform X2, with translation MEDVTDMTSDKVKDIEEWDGDDKRKQRSSKSKKPGNGEEAEGLDGSGRRRSAGDRSESRKRSLGSSRENVDIDDSESRKESRSKQMKESQEESTLEKLSSWYQDGEQENKYDGIERSVSRGPGQADEGERKKLTPKFSDHDSSQSRIRGKDDRLNDREFEKSLNRDSRHSERKETNQEKDHGSSEQGRSQRRRWDDSDAVKKAEEGYLVEKFDTKCGIKQDSAGERSMTAAIELGHSKSRALDSSERGIKSHDREARRIDSESSKSKGRTEAAEDDNKRSPLTHEERSGKERFEKHRQQRGSTSRDIASHERPFNTDEDGTWMREKSRREGGHSRRSKTPERSGRQYHETENLEMNYERGASKRKELEKDGFRDDKLKGRDDSWSDWKRDQEGYKDNWKRRQPSGNEKDTKDGDMDYDHGREWELQRHGYDRTDNERRHSRSGGRKDGGRTGAVKTSSNYGISNENYDVIEIQTRPFDYGGEESRFSFARRTETPQQPDKILVSNDEQAYTQEDRARKVDYQGTGPGGDDLQDGFMNDGPMRDQNSWKDENDFQGGKTRGQEGVTSNFPSGGQSYSSSSLNPQGNQESGSYSRAFQQGAKGGRVGRGARGRTTGRDNQPFGIPMPIIGPPFGPLAMPPPGPMQSLTPGMSPTPGPPISPSVFIPPFSPPVVWPGARGLEMNMLSVPPGLSPVPPGPSGPRFPPNLGNSPNPAFFFNQPGPGREPPNISAPGLNAVVPVGRGQTPDKASGSWVPPRTNGPPGKAPSRGEQNDYSQNFVDTGMRPQNFIRELELTAVVEDYPKLRELIQKKDEIVAKSASPPMYYKCDLREHVLSPEFFGTKFDVILVDPPWEEYVHRAPGVTDHMEYWTFEEIMNLKIEAIADTPSFVFLWVGDGLGLEQGRQCLKKWGFRRCEDICWVKTNKSNATPGLRHDSHTLFQRSKEHCLMGIKGTVRRSTDGHIIHANIDTDVIIAEEPPYGSTAKPEDMYRIIEHFALGRRRVELFGEDHNIRSGWLTMGKGLSSSNFNAEAYIRNFSDRDGKVWQGGGGRNPPPEAPHLVLTTSEIEALRPKSPMKNQQQLQQSASISLTTAGSTNRLTTGPWASSMETYKGGNIGGPEHERHFDMYGYNVSSGQANPDYRDYETHRAMNFL, from the exons ATGGAGGATGTTACAGATATGACAAGTGATAAAGTGAAGGATATAGAGGAATGGGATGGTGATGATAAGAGGAAACAACGGTCAAGCAAGTCAAAAAAGCCAGGGAATGGAGAAGAGGCTGAAGGATTAGATGGCAGTGGAAGAAGGAGAAGTGCCGGGGACAGAAGTGAGAGCAGAAAGAGGTCACTTGGCTCAAGCAGAGAAAATGTTGATATAGATGATAGTGAATCAAGAAAAGAATCACGTTCAAAGCAGATGAAGGAGAGTCAAGAGGAGAGTACATTGGAGAAACTAAGCAGTTGGTATCAGGATGGAGAACAAGAGAATAAGTATGATGGCATAGAGAGGTCCGTTAGTCGAGGACCTGGTCAAGCTGACGAAGGTGAGAGAAAGAAATTGACCCCGAAGTTCTCAGATCATGACTCTTCCCAGAGCAGGATCAGGGGAAAAGATGATAGATTAAATGACAGAGAGTTTGAAAAGTCACTAAACAGAGATTCCAGACATTCAGAAAGGAAGGAAACAAATCAAGAAAAGGATCATGGATCTTCTGAGCAGGGAAGAAGCCAAAGGAGAAGATGGGATGATTCTGATGCTGTGAAAAAAGCTGAAGAAGGTTACCTTGTGGAAAAATTTGATACAAAATGTGGTATAAAGCAAGACAGTGCTGGTGAAAGAAGTATGACTGCAGCAATTGAGCTGGGTCACAGTAAAAGTAGAGCTTTGGATTCTAGTGAAAGGGGCATAAAATCCCATGACAGGGAAGCAAGAAGAATTGATTCTGAGAGCAGTAAGAGCAAGGGCAGGACAGAGGCTGCAGAAGATGACAATAAGCGAAGTCCTTTGACTCATGAAGAAAGATCAGGTAAAGAGAGGTTTGAGAAGCATAGACAGCAGAGAGGTTCCACTAGTCGGGATATTGCAAGTCATGAGAGGCCTTTTAACACAGATGAGGATGGTACATGGATGAGAGAAAAAAGTAGAAGAGAAGGAGGCCACTCTAGAAGATCCAAGACCCCAGAGAGGAGTGGAAGGCAATATCATGAAACAGAAAATCTTGAGATGAATTATGAAAGAGGTGCATCTAAGAGAAAAGAATTAGAAAAGGACGGATTCAGGGATGATAAATTGAAAGGAAGAGATGATAGCTGGAGTGACTGGAAAAGGGACCAGGAAGGATATAAGGATAATTGGAAAAGGAGACAGCCCAGTGGTAATGAGAAGGATACCAAAGATGGGGATATGGATTATGATCATGGCAGAGAATGGGAGTTGCAGAGACATGGTTATGATAGGACTGATAATGAAAGGCGCCATAGTCGTTCTGGAGGTAGAAAAGATGGAGGCAGGACTGGTGCTGTGAAAACCTCATCAAATTATGGAATTTCAAATGAGAATTACGATGTGATAGAAATCCAAACTAGACCCTTTGATTATGGAGGAGAGGAATCCAGATTCTCATTTGCCCGGAGAACCGAAACTCCTCAGCAACCTGATAAAATTTTGGTGTCAAATGATGAGCAGGCATATACACAGGAGGACAGAGCAAGAAAGGTTGATTATCAGGGGACTGGGCCTGGAGGTGATGATTTACAGGATGGGTTTATGAATGATGGTCCTATGCGAGATCAGAACTCTTGGAAGGATGAAAATGACTTTCAGGGTGGGAAAACCAGAGGCCAGGAAGGTGTTACGTCCAATTTCCCTTCCGGGGGCCAAAGTTATAGTAGCAGCTCCCTGAATCCACAAGGAAACCAGGAATCAGGTTCCTATAGTCGAGCTTTTCAACAGGGAGCTAAAGGGGGCAGAGTTGGAAGGGGAGCAAGGGGTAGGACCACTGGGAGGGACAACCAACCATTTGGAATCCCAATGCCCATAATAGGGCCACCTTTTGGACCACTAGCAATGCCCCCACCTGGACCAATGCAATCGCTAACTCCAGGCATGTCTCCTACTCCAGGTCCTCCAATTTCCCCTAGTGTCTTCATTCCCCCATTTTCACCACCTGTTGTTTGGCCTGGAGCTCGAGGTCTTGAGATGAACATGCTAAGTGTTCCCCCAGGTCTCTCACCTGTTCCTCCTGGACCATCAGGGCCAAGATTTCCCCCTAATCTAGGAAACTCACCTAATCCTGCTTTCTTTTTTAATCAACCCGGCCCTGGAAGAGAACCACCAAACATATCTGCACCTGGTCTTAATGCTGTGGTGCCAGTTGGACGAGGACAGACACCGGATAAAGCTTCTGGGAGTTGGGTTCCTCCTAGAACTAATGGACCCCCTGGCAAAGCTCCTTCCAGAGGAGAGCAAAATGATTACTCCCAGAATTTTGTTGACACGGGTATGCGGCCCCAGAATTTCATTAGGGAACTAGAGCTCACTGCTGTTGTGGAGGACTACCCTAAGCTTAGGGAGCTTATACAAAAGAAGGATGAGATTGTAGCCAAATCTGCTTCTCCTCCAATGTATTATAAGTGTGACCTTCGTGAACATGTGCTGTCACCAGAATTTTTTGGAACTAAATTTGATGTCATTCTCGTAGATCCCCCATGGGAGGAATATGTTCATCGAGCTCCTGGTGTCACTGATCACATGGAGTACTGGACATTTGAAGAAATAATGAATCTTAAGATTGAG GCAATAGCTGACACACCTTCTTTTGTTTTCCTCTGGGTTGGTGACGGTCTGGGCCTTGAGCAGGGCCGCCAATGTCTGAAGAAA TGGGGCTTTCGTAGGTGTGAGGATATATGTTGGGTGAAAACTAACAAAAGTAATGCAACTCCAGGATTGCGTCATGATTCTCATACTTTGTTTCAGCGCTCAAAG GAACATTGCTTGATGGGCATTAAAGGAACTGTTCGTCGCAGCACAGATGGTCACATAATCCATGCCAACATTGATACTGATGTGATTATAGCTGAGGAGCCTCCTTATG GCTCAACCGCAAAACCTGAAGATATGTACCGAATAATTGAGCATTTTGCTCTTGGCCGTAGGAGGGTTGAACTCTTTGGTGAAGACCACAACATCCGATCAGGATGGTTGACCATGGGTAAAGgattatcatcatcaaatttcAATGCTGAG GCATATATCAGGAACTTCTCCGATAGGGATGGGAAAGTTTGGCAGGGAGGTGGAGGACGGAATCCACCACCAGAGGCACCTCATCTTGTTTTGACAACATCCGAAATAGAAGCTCTTCGGCCCAAGTCGCCAATGAAGAACCAGCAGCAACTGCAGCAGTCCGCATCTATCTCTTTGACAACTGCTGGTTCCACCAACCGACTGACAACTG GTCCCTGGGCTTCATCAATGGAGACCTATAAAGGCGGAAATATTGGTGGTCCTGAACATGAGAGGCATTTTGACATGTATGGTTACAATGTGTCTAGTGGGCAGGCAAATCCAGACTATCGAGACTATGAAACACACAGAGCAATGAATTTTCTGTAG